The proteins below come from a single Balaenoptera acutorostrata chromosome 2, mBalAcu1.1, whole genome shotgun sequence genomic window:
- the MAP2K7 gene encoding dual specificity mitogen-activated protein kinase kinase 7 isoform X1: protein MAASSLEQKLSRLEAKLKQENREARRRIDLNLDISPQRPRPIIVITLSPAPAPSQRAALQLPLANDGGSRSPSSESSPQHPTPPARPRHMLGLPSTLFTPRSMESIEIDQKLQEIMKQTGYLTIGGQRYQAEINDLENLGEMGSGTCGQVWKMRFRKTGHVIAVKQMRRSGNKEENKRILMDLDVVLKSHDCPYIVQCFGTFITNTDVFIAMELMGTCAEKLKKRMQGPIPERILGKMTVAIVKALYYLKEKHGVIHRDVKPSNILLDERGQIKLCDFGISGRLVDSKAKTRSAGCAAYMAPERIDPPDPTKPDYDIRADVWSLGISLVELATGQFPYKNCKTDFEVLTKVLQEEPPLLPGHMGFSGDFQSFVKDCLTKDHRKRPKYNKLLEHSFIKRYETLEVDVASWFKDVMAKTESPRASGVLSQHHLPFFR from the exons TTATTGTGATCACTCTAAGCCCTGCTCCTGCCCCGTCCCAACGAGCAG CCCTGCAGCTCCCACTGGCCAATGATGGGGGCAGCCGCTCACCGTCCTCCGAGAGCTCCCCGCAGCACCCCACGCCCCCAGCCCGGCCCCGCCACATGCTGGGGCTCCCGTCAACCTTGTTCACACCCCGCAGCATGGAGAG CATCGAGATTGACCAGAAGCTGCAGGAGATCATGAAGCAGACGGGCTACCTGACCATTGGGGGCCAG CGCTACCAGGCGGAAATCAACGACCTGGAGAACCTGGGGGAGATGGGCAGCGGCACCTGTGGCCAGGTGTGGAAGATGCGTTTCCGGAAGACGGGGCACGTCATCGCTGTCAAG CAAATGCGGCGCTCGGGGAACAAGGAAGAGAACAAGCGGATCCTCATGGACCTGGACGTGGTGCTCAAGAGCCACGACTGCCCCTACATTGTGCAGTGCTTCGGGACCTTCATCACCAAC ACGGACGTCTTCATTGccatggagctcatgggcacgtGCGCCGAGAAGCTCAAGAAGCGGATGCAGGGCCCTATCCCTGAGCGGATCCTGGGCAAGATGACGGTGGCG ATCGTGAAGGCACTCTACTACCTGAAGGAGAAGCACGGCGTGATCCACCGGGACGTCAAGCCCTCCAACATCCTGCTGGATGAGCGGGGCCAGATCAAGCTCTGCGACTTCGGCATCAGCGGCCGCCTCGTTGACTCCAAAGCCAAAACGCGGAGCGCAGGTTGCGCTGCCTACATGGCA CCTGAGCGCATCGACCCCCCGGACCCCACCAAGCCCGACTACGACATCCGGGCCGATGTGTGGAGCCTGGGCATCTCCTTG GTGGAGCTGGCGACGGGACAGTTTCCCTACAAGAACTGCAAGACGGACTTTGAGGTCCTCACCAAAGTCCTACAGGAAGAACCCCCGCTCCTGCCCGGTCACATGGGCTTCTCGGGGGACTTTCAGTCCTTCGTCAAAGActg ccTTACTAAAGATCACAGGAAGAGACCAAAGTATAATAAGCTACTT GAACACAGCTTCATCAAGCGCTACGAGACGCTGGAGGTGGACGTGGCATCCTGGTTCAAGGATGTCATGGCGAAGACCGAGTCGCCGCGGGCGAGCGGGGTCCTGAGCCAGCACCACCTGCCCTTCTTCAGGTAG
- the MAP2K7 gene encoding dual specificity mitogen-activated protein kinase kinase 7 isoform X2 — protein MAASSLEQKLSRLEAKLKQENREARRRIDLNLDISPQRPRPTLQLPLANDGGSRSPSSESSPQHPTPPARPRHMLGLPSTLFTPRSMESIEIDQKLQEIMKQTGYLTIGGQRYQAEINDLENLGEMGSGTCGQVWKMRFRKTGHVIAVKQMRRSGNKEENKRILMDLDVVLKSHDCPYIVQCFGTFITNTDVFIAMELMGTCAEKLKKRMQGPIPERILGKMTVAIVKALYYLKEKHGVIHRDVKPSNILLDERGQIKLCDFGISGRLVDSKAKTRSAGCAAYMAPERIDPPDPTKPDYDIRADVWSLGISLVELATGQFPYKNCKTDFEVLTKVLQEEPPLLPGHMGFSGDFQSFVKDCLTKDHRKRPKYNKLLEHSFIKRYETLEVDVASWFKDVMAKTESPRASGVLSQHHLPFFR, from the exons CCCTGCAGCTCCCACTGGCCAATGATGGGGGCAGCCGCTCACCGTCCTCCGAGAGCTCCCCGCAGCACCCCACGCCCCCAGCCCGGCCCCGCCACATGCTGGGGCTCCCGTCAACCTTGTTCACACCCCGCAGCATGGAGAG CATCGAGATTGACCAGAAGCTGCAGGAGATCATGAAGCAGACGGGCTACCTGACCATTGGGGGCCAG CGCTACCAGGCGGAAATCAACGACCTGGAGAACCTGGGGGAGATGGGCAGCGGCACCTGTGGCCAGGTGTGGAAGATGCGTTTCCGGAAGACGGGGCACGTCATCGCTGTCAAG CAAATGCGGCGCTCGGGGAACAAGGAAGAGAACAAGCGGATCCTCATGGACCTGGACGTGGTGCTCAAGAGCCACGACTGCCCCTACATTGTGCAGTGCTTCGGGACCTTCATCACCAAC ACGGACGTCTTCATTGccatggagctcatgggcacgtGCGCCGAGAAGCTCAAGAAGCGGATGCAGGGCCCTATCCCTGAGCGGATCCTGGGCAAGATGACGGTGGCG ATCGTGAAGGCACTCTACTACCTGAAGGAGAAGCACGGCGTGATCCACCGGGACGTCAAGCCCTCCAACATCCTGCTGGATGAGCGGGGCCAGATCAAGCTCTGCGACTTCGGCATCAGCGGCCGCCTCGTTGACTCCAAAGCCAAAACGCGGAGCGCAGGTTGCGCTGCCTACATGGCA CCTGAGCGCATCGACCCCCCGGACCCCACCAAGCCCGACTACGACATCCGGGCCGATGTGTGGAGCCTGGGCATCTCCTTG GTGGAGCTGGCGACGGGACAGTTTCCCTACAAGAACTGCAAGACGGACTTTGAGGTCCTCACCAAAGTCCTACAGGAAGAACCCCCGCTCCTGCCCGGTCACATGGGCTTCTCGGGGGACTTTCAGTCCTTCGTCAAAGActg ccTTACTAAAGATCACAGGAAGAGACCAAAGTATAATAAGCTACTT GAACACAGCTTCATCAAGCGCTACGAGACGCTGGAGGTGGACGTGGCATCCTGGTTCAAGGATGTCATGGCGAAGACCGAGTCGCCGCGGGCGAGCGGGGTCCTGAGCCAGCACCACCTGCCCTTCTTCAGGTAG